One window from the genome of Anomalospiza imberbis isolate Cuckoo-Finch-1a 21T00152 chromosome 13, ASM3175350v1, whole genome shotgun sequence encodes:
- the HAPLN3 gene encoding hyaluronan and proteoglycan link protein 3 produces MLLLPLLLKATLLHLASGFYHPFYNGFYYNHIMNDNGDEQDKVDYFSGSKLVVEASNDPVYSYNGANVTLPCHYRYEPDLGPKRKIRIKWSKLRDDYTKEQDVMVAIGKTYVAFGDFKGRAHIRQAGEASWHEASLVISDVRLKDDGKYRCEVIDGLEDESDVVDLRLQGIVFPYQPPRGQYRLNFHEAEQVCQDQGAILANFNQLFQAWSEGLDWCNAGWLADGTVQYPIHLPRKPCGGVHLAPGIRSYGPRHRHLHRFDAFCFSSALKGEVFYLDRLSGMTLEEAKQSCQDAGAEIARVGQLYSAWKFVGLDRCNAGWLADGSVRYPIVTPRANCGPAEPGVRSFGFPSKGRFGVFCYRER; encoded by the exons atgctgctgctcccactccTCCTGAAGGCCACCCTGCTGCACCTGGCCAGTGGCTTCTACCACCCCTTCTACAACGGCTTCTACTACAACCACATCATGAATGACAATGGCGACGAGCAGGACAAAG TGGATTACTTCAGCGGATCCAAACTAGTGGTGGAAGCCTCCAATGACCCTGTCTACAGCTACAATGGTGCCAATGTCACCCTGCCCTGCCACTACCGCTACGAGCCCGACCTGGGACCTAAGCGGAAAATCCGCATCAAGTGGTCCAAGCTGCGGGACGACTACACCAAAGAGCAGGATGTGATGGTGGCCATTGGCAAAACCTACGTGGCCTTTGGGGACTTCAAGGGCCGTGCTCACATCCGTCAGGCCGGCGAGGCCAGCTGGCACGAGGCCTCACTGGTCATCAGCGATGTGCGCTTGAAGGACGATGGCAAATATCGATGCGAAGTCATCGATGGGCTGGAGGATGAGAGCGACGTTGTGGACCTCCGGCTGCaag GCATCGTGTTCCCCTACCAGCCTCCCCGCGGGCAGTACAGGCTCAATTTCCACGAAGCCGAGCAAGTGTGCCAGGACCAAGGTGCCATCCTCGCCAACTTTAACCAGCTCTTCCAGGCGTGGAGCGAGGGGCTGGACTGGTGCAACGCAGGCTGGCTGGCCGATGGCACGGTGCAGTACCCCATCCACCTGCCCCGCAAGCCCTGCGGGGGCGTGCACCTCGCCCCGGGCATCCGCAGCTACGGCCCACGCCACCGCCACCTCCACCGCTTTGatgccttctgcttctcctccGCGCTCAAAG GAGAGGTTTTCTACCTGGACCGCCTGTCTGGGATGACGCTGGAGGAGGCcaagcagagctgccaggaTGCAGGGGCCGAGATCGCCCGGGTGGGGCAGCTCTACTCCGCCTGGAAGTTCGTGGGGCTGGACCGCTGCAATGCCGGCTGGCTGGCAGATGGCAGTGTCCGCTACCCCATTGTCACACCCCGGGCCAATTGTGGCCCCGCGGAGCCCGGTGTCCGCAGCTTCGGCTTCCCCAGCAAGGGCAGGTTTGGAGTCTTCTGCTACAGAGAGAGATAA
- the MFGE8 gene encoding lactadherin isoform X2: protein MRAARLFRVLLAVAVAFPLLLVVSGDFCDVNHCQNGGTCLTGINETPFFCICPEGYVGIDCNETEKGPCHPNPCHNNGECQLVPNRGDVFTDYICKCPAGYDGVHCQNNKNECSSQPCKNGGTCLDLDGDYTCKCPSPFLGKTCHVRCAVLLGMEGGAISDAQLSASSVYYGFLGLQRWGPELARLNNHGIVNAWTSSNYDKSPWIQANLLRKMRLSGIITQGARRVGQQEFVRAYKVAYSLDGREFTFFKDEKKDVDKVFEGNVDYGTMQTNMFNPPITAQFIRIYPVMCRRACTLRFELIGCEMNGCSEPLGMKSHLISDQQITASSVFKTWGIDAFAWHPHYARLDMTGKTNAWTALKNDQSEWLQIDLRDQKKVTGIITQGARDFGHIQYVAAYKVAYSDNGTSWTLYRDAQTNSTKIFHGNSDNYSHKKNVFDVPFYARYVRILPVAWNNRITLRVELLGCDE from the exons GTGACTTCTGTGACGTGAACCACTGTCAGAATGGGGGCACCTGCCTGACTGGGATTAATGAGACCCCCTTCTTCTGCATCTGCCCTGAGGGCTATGTTGGGATTGACTGCAATGAAACAGAGAAAG ggcCCTGCCACCCCAATCCTTGCCACAACAATGGTGAGTGCCAGCTGGTCCCAAACCGGGGCGACGTCTTCACTGACTACATCTGCAAGTGCCCTGCGGGGTACGATGGGGTGCACTGCCAGAACA ACAAGAATGAGTGCTCCTCCCAGCCTTGCAAAAATGGAGGCACCTGCCTGGACCTGGATGGTGACTACACCTGCAAGTGTCCTTCTCCATTTCTGGGGAAGACCTGCCACGTCC gctgtgctgtgctcctgggcATGGAAGGAGGAGCCATCTCTGATGCCCAGCTCTCAGCATCTTCTGTCTATTACGGCTTCCTTGGCCTCCAGCGCTGGGGGCCAGAGCTTGCCCGCCTTAACAACCATGGCATTGTCAATGCCTGGACTTCCAGCAACTACGATAAGAGCCCCTGGATCCAG GCCAACCTGCTGCGGAAGATGCGGCTGAGTGGGATCATCACGCAGGGCGCGCGCCGTGTGGGGCAGCAGGAGTTTGTCCGTGCCTACAAAGTCGCCTACAGCCTGGATGGGCGGGAATTCACCTTCTTCAAGGATGAGAAGAAGGATGTAGATAAG GTTTTTGAGGGGAACGTGGACTATGGCACCATGCAGACCAACATGTTCAACCCTCCCATCACGGCCCAGTTCATCCGCATCTACCCCGTGATGTGCCGCCGCGCCTGCACGCTGCGCTTCGAGCTCATCGGCTGCGAGATGAACG GTTGCTCGGAGCCTCTGGGCATGAAATCCCACCTCATCTCCGACCAGCAGATCACAGCCTCCAGTGTCTTCAAGACCTGGGGCATCGATGCTTTTGCCTGGCACCCTCATTACGCTCGCTTGGACATGACGGGCAAAACCAACGCCTGGACAGCCCTGAAGAACGACCAGTCCGAGTGGCTGCAG ATTGACCTCCGGGACCAGAAGAAGGTGACAGGCATCATCACACAAGGAGCCCGTGACTTTGGGCACATCCAGTATGTAGCAGCTTACAAGGTGGCCTACAGTGACAACGGCACGTCCTGGACCCTGTACCGGGATGCCCAGACAAACAGCACCAAG ATCTTCCATGGCAACAGTGACAACTACTCACACAAGAAGAACGTGTTCGATGTGCCCTTCTACGCCCGCTATGTCCGCATCCTGCCCGTGGCCTGGAACAACCGCATCACCCTGCgcgtggagctgctgggctgcgACGAGTAG
- the MFGE8 gene encoding lactadherin isoform X1, with translation MRAARLFRVLLAVAVAFPLLLVVSGDFCDVNHCQNGGTCLTGINETPFFCICPEGYVGIDCNETEKGPCHPNPCHNNGECQLVPNRGDVFTDYICKCPAGYDGVHCQNNKNECSSQPCKNGGTCLDLDGDYTCKCPSPFLGKTCHVRCAVLLGMEGGAISDAQLSASSVYYGFLGLQRWGPELARLNNHGIVNAWTSSNYDKSPWIQANLLRKMRLSGIITQGARRVGQQEFVRAYKVAYSLDGREFTFFKDEKKDVDKVFEGNVDYGTMQTNMFNPPITAQFIRIYPVMCRRACTLRFELIGCEMNVYFNTAGCSEPLGMKSHLISDQQITASSVFKTWGIDAFAWHPHYARLDMTGKTNAWTALKNDQSEWLQIDLRDQKKVTGIITQGARDFGHIQYVAAYKVAYSDNGTSWTLYRDAQTNSTKIFHGNSDNYSHKKNVFDVPFYARYVRILPVAWNNRITLRVELLGCDE, from the exons GTGACTTCTGTGACGTGAACCACTGTCAGAATGGGGGCACCTGCCTGACTGGGATTAATGAGACCCCCTTCTTCTGCATCTGCCCTGAGGGCTATGTTGGGATTGACTGCAATGAAACAGAGAAAG ggcCCTGCCACCCCAATCCTTGCCACAACAATGGTGAGTGCCAGCTGGTCCCAAACCGGGGCGACGTCTTCACTGACTACATCTGCAAGTGCCCTGCGGGGTACGATGGGGTGCACTGCCAGAACA ACAAGAATGAGTGCTCCTCCCAGCCTTGCAAAAATGGAGGCACCTGCCTGGACCTGGATGGTGACTACACCTGCAAGTGTCCTTCTCCATTTCTGGGGAAGACCTGCCACGTCC gctgtgctgtgctcctgggcATGGAAGGAGGAGCCATCTCTGATGCCCAGCTCTCAGCATCTTCTGTCTATTACGGCTTCCTTGGCCTCCAGCGCTGGGGGCCAGAGCTTGCCCGCCTTAACAACCATGGCATTGTCAATGCCTGGACTTCCAGCAACTACGATAAGAGCCCCTGGATCCAG GCCAACCTGCTGCGGAAGATGCGGCTGAGTGGGATCATCACGCAGGGCGCGCGCCGTGTGGGGCAGCAGGAGTTTGTCCGTGCCTACAAAGTCGCCTACAGCCTGGATGGGCGGGAATTCACCTTCTTCAAGGATGAGAAGAAGGATGTAGATAAG GTTTTTGAGGGGAACGTGGACTATGGCACCATGCAGACCAACATGTTCAACCCTCCCATCACGGCCCAGTTCATCCGCATCTACCCCGTGATGTGCCGCCGCGCCTGCACGCTGCGCTTCGAGCTCATCGGCTGCGAGATGAACG TGTATTTCAACACGGCAGGTTGCTCGGAGCCTCTGGGCATGAAATCCCACCTCATCTCCGACCAGCAGATCACAGCCTCCAGTGTCTTCAAGACCTGGGGCATCGATGCTTTTGCCTGGCACCCTCATTACGCTCGCTTGGACATGACGGGCAAAACCAACGCCTGGACAGCCCTGAAGAACGACCAGTCCGAGTGGCTGCAG ATTGACCTCCGGGACCAGAAGAAGGTGACAGGCATCATCACACAAGGAGCCCGTGACTTTGGGCACATCCAGTATGTAGCAGCTTACAAGGTGGCCTACAGTGACAACGGCACGTCCTGGACCCTGTACCGGGATGCCCAGACAAACAGCACCAAG ATCTTCCATGGCAACAGTGACAACTACTCACACAAGAAGAACGTGTTCGATGTGCCCTTCTACGCCCGCTATGTCCGCATCCTGCCCGTGGCCTGGAACAACCGCATCACCCTGCgcgtggagctgctgggctgcgACGAGTAG
- the MFGE8 gene encoding lactadherin isoform X3, which translates to MRAARLFRVLLAVAVAFPLLLVVSGPCHPNPCHNNGECQLVPNRGDVFTDYICKCPAGYDGVHCQNNKNECSSQPCKNGGTCLDLDGDYTCKCPSPFLGKTCHVRCAVLLGMEGGAISDAQLSASSVYYGFLGLQRWGPELARLNNHGIVNAWTSSNYDKSPWIQANLLRKMRLSGIITQGARRVGQQEFVRAYKVAYSLDGREFTFFKDEKKDVDKVFEGNVDYGTMQTNMFNPPITAQFIRIYPVMCRRACTLRFELIGCEMNVYFNTAGCSEPLGMKSHLISDQQITASSVFKTWGIDAFAWHPHYARLDMTGKTNAWTALKNDQSEWLQIDLRDQKKVTGIITQGARDFGHIQYVAAYKVAYSDNGTSWTLYRDAQTNSTKIFHGNSDNYSHKKNVFDVPFYARYVRILPVAWNNRITLRVELLGCDE; encoded by the exons ggcCCTGCCACCCCAATCCTTGCCACAACAATGGTGAGTGCCAGCTGGTCCCAAACCGGGGCGACGTCTTCACTGACTACATCTGCAAGTGCCCTGCGGGGTACGATGGGGTGCACTGCCAGAACA ACAAGAATGAGTGCTCCTCCCAGCCTTGCAAAAATGGAGGCACCTGCCTGGACCTGGATGGTGACTACACCTGCAAGTGTCCTTCTCCATTTCTGGGGAAGACCTGCCACGTCC gctgtgctgtgctcctgggcATGGAAGGAGGAGCCATCTCTGATGCCCAGCTCTCAGCATCTTCTGTCTATTACGGCTTCCTTGGCCTCCAGCGCTGGGGGCCAGAGCTTGCCCGCCTTAACAACCATGGCATTGTCAATGCCTGGACTTCCAGCAACTACGATAAGAGCCCCTGGATCCAG GCCAACCTGCTGCGGAAGATGCGGCTGAGTGGGATCATCACGCAGGGCGCGCGCCGTGTGGGGCAGCAGGAGTTTGTCCGTGCCTACAAAGTCGCCTACAGCCTGGATGGGCGGGAATTCACCTTCTTCAAGGATGAGAAGAAGGATGTAGATAAG GTTTTTGAGGGGAACGTGGACTATGGCACCATGCAGACCAACATGTTCAACCCTCCCATCACGGCCCAGTTCATCCGCATCTACCCCGTGATGTGCCGCCGCGCCTGCACGCTGCGCTTCGAGCTCATCGGCTGCGAGATGAACG TGTATTTCAACACGGCAGGTTGCTCGGAGCCTCTGGGCATGAAATCCCACCTCATCTCCGACCAGCAGATCACAGCCTCCAGTGTCTTCAAGACCTGGGGCATCGATGCTTTTGCCTGGCACCCTCATTACGCTCGCTTGGACATGACGGGCAAAACCAACGCCTGGACAGCCCTGAAGAACGACCAGTCCGAGTGGCTGCAG ATTGACCTCCGGGACCAGAAGAAGGTGACAGGCATCATCACACAAGGAGCCCGTGACTTTGGGCACATCCAGTATGTAGCAGCTTACAAGGTGGCCTACAGTGACAACGGCACGTCCTGGACCCTGTACCGGGATGCCCAGACAAACAGCACCAAG ATCTTCCATGGCAACAGTGACAACTACTCACACAAGAAGAACGTGTTCGATGTGCCCTTCTACGCCCGCTATGTCCGCATCCTGCCCGTGGCCTGGAACAACCGCATCACCCTGCgcgtggagctgctgggctgcgACGAGTAG